A window of the Carassius gibelio isolate Cgi1373 ecotype wild population from Czech Republic chromosome B16, carGib1.2-hapl.c, whole genome shotgun sequence genome harbors these coding sequences:
- the plekho1b gene encoding pleckstrin homology domain-containing family O member 1b isoform X1, producing the protein MKKNGSTKRGPQDVNQQPVQPDKTGWIRKFCGKGIFREIWKNRFVILKGDQLYISEKEVKDEKKIQEVVDLTDYERSEELRKAKSRSKKNHSKFTLLRSRQPGNTVPNLVFLAVSPEEKESWINSLNAAITRAKNHVLDEVTVEEDSLLAHPTRDRAKIPHTRRLPTRGHLMAVASTTNSDGMLTLDLIQEEDVPSTQCQDSHEDTLDKAASQHSITDTSKLSNCKETPGKSQSLPRKSESAFDWSENQRTPQFSKKNGTSDKNRCASMDEILTHCETRALPHCSTSAPVQPISQLQDLITQKLERTQKLLTEVRGQGKGKSSPAGKSSGLEGQRMEAERLLEEATSTWGQARDVLEEVKELRALYKQLDPASSVTLSPPQNGKLNSPQQANHQKSKM; encoded by the exons ATGAAGAAGAACGGTTCAACAAAGCGG GGCCCTCAGGATGTTAATCAACAGCCCGTACAGCCCGACAAAACTGGCTGGATTCGCAAGTTCTGTGGCAAAGGAATTTTCAGGGAAATTTGGAAAAACAGATTTGTTATACTGAAAGGAGACCAACTCTACATTTCCGAAAAAGAG GTCAAAGATGAGAAGAAAATCCAGGAGGTGGTGGATCTCACCGACTACGAGAGGTCTGAAGAACTTCGCAAGGCCAAAAGCAGGAGTAAAAAGAATCACAGCAAGTTCACGCTTCTACGTTCGCGGCAGCCAGGCAACACG GTCCCAAATCTGGTGTTTTTGGCTGTCAGTCCAGAAGAGAAGGAGTCATGGATCAATTCATTAAACGCAGCCATCACTAGGGCCAAGAATCACGTGTTGGATGAG GTGACAGTGGAAGAGGACAGCTTGTTGGCCCATCCGACGCGCGACAGAGCTAAGATACCCCACACTCGCCGTCTGCCCACCCGCGGGCATCTCATGGCTGTG GCTTCTACCACAAACTCGGATGGCATGCTGACACTTGACCTCATCCAGGAAGAAGATGTCCCCTCCACACAGTGTCAGGACTCTCACGAGGATACCCTCGACAAAGCTGCTTCTCAGCACTCCATCACGGACACCTCCAAGCTCTCAAACTGTAAAGAGACACCTGGAAAGTCCCAGAGTCTGCCGCGGAAAAGTGAGAGCGCCTTCGACTGGTCAGAGAACCAAAGGACGCCACAGTTCAGCAAAAAAAATGGCACATCTGACAAGAACCGCTGCGCTTCCATGGATGAGATCCTGACGCACTGCGAGACGCGAGCGCTCCCTCACTGCTCGACTTCAGCGCCCGTGCAGCCCATCAGCCAGCTCCAGGATCTCATCACCCAGAAGCTAGAAAGAACTCAAAAACTGCTGACTGAGGTACGGGGGCAAGGCAAGGGGAAGAGCTCGCCGGCTGGGAAGAGCTCAGGTCTGGAGGGTCAGCGGATGGAGGCAGAGAGGCTTCTGGAGGAGGCAACGTCCACTTGGGGACAGGCTCGTGACGTGCTGGAGGAAGTGAAAGAACTCCGAGCATTATACAAGCAGCTTGACCCCGCCTCTTCCGTCACACTCAGTCCTCCACAGAACGGCAAACTAAACAGCCCTCAACAAGCAAACCACCAGAAAAGCAAGATGTGA
- the plekho1b gene encoding pleckstrin homology domain-containing family O member 1b isoform X2 yields the protein MKKNGSTKRGPQDVNQQPVQPDKTGWIRKFCGKGIFREIWKNRFVILKGDQLYISEKEVKDEKKIQEVVDLTDYERSEELRKAKSRSKKNHSKFTLLRSRQPGNTVPNLVFLAVSPEEKESWINSLNAAITRAKNHVLDEASTTNSDGMLTLDLIQEEDVPSTQCQDSHEDTLDKAASQHSITDTSKLSNCKETPGKSQSLPRKSESAFDWSENQRTPQFSKKNGTSDKNRCASMDEILTHCETRALPHCSTSAPVQPISQLQDLITQKLERTQKLLTEVRGQGKGKSSPAGKSSGLEGQRMEAERLLEEATSTWGQARDVLEEVKELRALYKQLDPASSVTLSPPQNGKLNSPQQANHQKSKM from the exons ATGAAGAAGAACGGTTCAACAAAGCGG GGCCCTCAGGATGTTAATCAACAGCCCGTACAGCCCGACAAAACTGGCTGGATTCGCAAGTTCTGTGGCAAAGGAATTTTCAGGGAAATTTGGAAAAACAGATTTGTTATACTGAAAGGAGACCAACTCTACATTTCCGAAAAAGAG GTCAAAGATGAGAAGAAAATCCAGGAGGTGGTGGATCTCACCGACTACGAGAGGTCTGAAGAACTTCGCAAGGCCAAAAGCAGGAGTAAAAAGAATCACAGCAAGTTCACGCTTCTACGTTCGCGGCAGCCAGGCAACACG GTCCCAAATCTGGTGTTTTTGGCTGTCAGTCCAGAAGAGAAGGAGTCATGGATCAATTCATTAAACGCAGCCATCACTAGGGCCAAGAATCACGTGTTGGATGAG GCTTCTACCACAAACTCGGATGGCATGCTGACACTTGACCTCATCCAGGAAGAAGATGTCCCCTCCACACAGTGTCAGGACTCTCACGAGGATACCCTCGACAAAGCTGCTTCTCAGCACTCCATCACGGACACCTCCAAGCTCTCAAACTGTAAAGAGACACCTGGAAAGTCCCAGAGTCTGCCGCGGAAAAGTGAGAGCGCCTTCGACTGGTCAGAGAACCAAAGGACGCCACAGTTCAGCAAAAAAAATGGCACATCTGACAAGAACCGCTGCGCTTCCATGGATGAGATCCTGACGCACTGCGAGACGCGAGCGCTCCCTCACTGCTCGACTTCAGCGCCCGTGCAGCCCATCAGCCAGCTCCAGGATCTCATCACCCAGAAGCTAGAAAGAACTCAAAAACTGCTGACTGAGGTACGGGGGCAAGGCAAGGGGAAGAGCTCGCCGGCTGGGAAGAGCTCAGGTCTGGAGGGTCAGCGGATGGAGGCAGAGAGGCTTCTGGAGGAGGCAACGTCCACTTGGGGACAGGCTCGTGACGTGCTGGAGGAAGTGAAAGAACTCCGAGCATTATACAAGCAGCTTGACCCCGCCTCTTCCGTCACACTCAGTCCTCCACAGAACGGCAAACTAAACAGCCCTCAACAAGCAAACCACCAGAAAAGCAAGATGTGA
- the si:dkey-23o4.6 gene encoding retinol dehydrogenase 13, whose product MRDKVTSSDRVNYGAIIALAAISFMLLRKWIAGGVCKSCARLDGKTVVITGANTGIGMETAKDMARRGARVVMACRDLTRAENAAEYIRRSTGNGNVVIRHLNLASLYSVREFAKEFIATEERLDILINNAGVMMCPKWVTEDGFEKQLAVNHLGHFLLTNLLLGMLKRSSPSRVVNLSSIAHVGGNIEFDDLFFDKRPYSPLLSYKQSKLANVLFSRELARRIKGTGVSSYCLHPGVIRTELIRHILVQYPVLKIVLSVPCILLMKTPWQGAQTSIYCAVTEGLESKSGCYFSDCAEKDPAPEGKDDEVSRRLWEESARMVGLNSRH is encoded by the exons ATGAGGGATAAAGTCACATCATCTGATCGAGTGAATTATGGCGCTATCATCGCGCTGGCCGCAATCA GCTTCATGCTGCTGCGGAAATGGATAGCTGGTGGTGTCTGCAAAAGCTGTGCTCGTCTCGATGGAAAGACGGTTGTGATTACCGGTGCTAACACTGGGATTGGCATGGAAACAGCAAAAGATATGGCTCGTAGAG GGGCTCGGGTAGTGATGGCCTGCCGAGACCTGACTCGTGCCGAGAATGCTGCAGAGTATATTCGACGCTCCACAGGAAATGGCAATGTAGTCATCAGACACTTAAATCTGGCATCTCTGTATTCTGTCCGAGAATTTGCCAAAGAGTTCATAGCAACAGAGGAACGACTGGATATACTTATAAACAATGCAG GTGTTATGATGTGTCCAAAGTGGGTCACAGAGGATGGCTTTGAGAAACAGCTGGCTGTCAATCACTTGGGACACTTTCTTCTGACCAATCTACTGTTGGGAATGCTAAAGAGATCCTCCCCCAGCCGCGTAGTTAATTTGTCTAGTATTGCACATGTTGGTG GAAATATTGAATTTGATGACCTGTTCTTTGACAAAAGGCCTTACAGTCCTTTGCTCAGCTATAAACAGAGTAAGCTGGCCAATGTGCTTTTCTCTAGAGAGCTTGCACGGAGAATAAAAG GTACAGGGGTCTCCTCGTACTGCCTTCATCCAGGAGTGATTCGAACAGAGCTGATTAGGCATATTCTGGTACAGTACCCAGTGCTGAAGATTGTACTGTCTGTGCCTTGTATTCTGCTGATGAAGACTCCTTGGCAGGGTGCTCAGACCTCCATCTACTGCGCTGTc actgAGGGCTTAGAGAGCAAGTCTGGCTGCTACTTCAG TGATTGTGCTGAAAAAGACCCTGCACCAGAAGGAAAAGATGATGAAGTATCAAGAAGGTTGTGGGAGGAAAGCGCTCGGATGGTTGGACTAAACAGCCGCCATTGA